The Pontibacter sp. SGAir0037 DNA segment AGGGATTGGTGCGCCAGGCAAAAGCTATTATCAATAAAAATATACAGTTACTTTCCGGGCTAATAGCTGAGGGTACACCATTGATTGGTATAGAGCCCTCGGCTATTCTAACTTTCCGGGATGAGTACCTGGAGCTGGCTTCTGCTACACTTGTACCTGAAGCCAGGCAGATTGCCCGCAATGCTTTCCTGCTGGAAGAGTTTTTACTACAGGAAGTAGCAAAAGGAAATATTACATCAGAGCTATTTACTAAAAAGAAACAACTTATCAAGCTGCATGGGCACTGTTACCAGAAAGCCTTAAATGCACTCACTCCTACACAAAAAATACTCTCTTTGCCGGTTAATTATGAAGTAGAATTAATTCCTTCCGGCTGTTGCGGTATGGCAGGCTCTTTCGGCTATGAAAAAGAACATTACGATGTGTCTATGAAGATCGGAAGCCTTGTCTTGTTCCCGGCAGTTGAAGCCCAACCCGCGGATACCCTCATTGCGGCACCTGGTACCAGCTGCCGCCACCAGATCAAAGACGGTACAAGCCGCAAGGCCTTCCATCCTGTTGAGATTCTATGGGCAGCGCTGGAGAGGCAGGAGAGCCCAGATAAAGCACCTCATATCAAGATAACCAGTAACCCTACAGTTTATGAAATTACGTAAGTATAGTACCCTCTTTTGTTTAGCGGCTCAGTTTTTTGCTGCAGGTGCCGTTATGGCGCAGACAGCCTCTACAGGCCCTGTAAAGACGCAAACTGCTAAACCGGCACCACAATTAGGTAAAAGTTCACTAAAAGAAGTGATCGATGCCATGACCATTGAAGAAAAATCGCTGATGGTAACGGGTGCCAAAAGACGAGAAGTCTATCCACAGGCTTTACCGGGAAAAAAACAAAAGAATATTATTGCTGTTGGGGGTTATACGTATCCATTCCTTCGCCTAGGCATTCCTCCTATTTATCTTTCAGACGGACCAGCCGGTCTGCGCATCGCCCCCAGAAGAGAGAATGATGCTAACTCCTACTATTGTACAGCTTTTCCGGTAGCTACGCTGGTGGCATCCAGCTGGGATGTAAAGTTAGCCGAGCGTGTGGGCAAGGCAATGGGGCATGAAGCAAAAGAATATGGTGTAGATATACTGCTTGCTCCTGCGCTCAACATCCATCGTGACCCGTTGGGCGGACGTAGCTTCGAGTACTATTCAGAAGATCCTTTGATCTCAGGTAAAATGGCTGCTTCGGTAATTAATGGGATACAATCGCAGGGGGTAGGGACTTCTATAAAACACTTTGCAGCCAATAACCAGGAAACCAGCAGGCGTTTTATCAATACTATTGTTAGCGAAAGAGCTCTTCGGGAGATATACCTGGAGGGATTCAGAATTGCGGTTAAAGAAGCTAACCCCTGGACGGTGATGTCTTCTTACAACAAAATTAACGGTGTGTATACTTCCGAAAGTAAGGAGTTGCTGGAAACGATACTCAGAGAGGAATGGGGCTTTAAGGGCTTTGTGCTTAGCGACTGGTATGGCGGGGAGGATGCCGTGAAACAAATGAAAGCAGGCAACGATTTACTGATGCCGGGCCTGGCGGTATGGTCAAATAAAATTGACAGCGCCGCGCGTAATGGTGCCCTGGATATGAAGGTGCTGGATAAGAACATTGAAAGAATACTGCATGTTGCAATGCAAACTCCTACTTTTAAAGACTATCCATACTCCGATAAGCCAAACCTGAAAGAAAGTGCTGCCTTGGCCCGCGAAGCGGCGGCACAGTCGATGGTATTACTTAAAAACGAACAAAATACGCTTCCTCTTCAAAAGTCTGCACCCAAAGTGGCCGCGTTTGGCAACTACTCTTATAAGCTGATTGTGGGAGGTACTGGCAGTGGTATGGTAAACAATCAGTATAGTGTGTCTGTAGCAGAGGGACTTAAAAATGCTGGTTACCAACTTGACAGCGAACTACAGGAAGGTTATCTGACTTACCTGAAGCGGGGAAGGCCACGCAACCTGAAAGCGGACAGCCTGATTACAGCAATGCCTAAGCAGGACAGTATTCTGGGTGAAATGGCAATTAATGAAAGCCTTATACAGCGGAAAGCGGAAGAATCGGATGTGGCTATTGTTTCTATTATCAGGGTTTTTGGTGAAGGCGGTGACCGGAAACTGGAGAACGACTTTTATCTTTCAGCCGATGAGAAGAAGTTGCTGAAATCTGTTTCTGATGCATTCCATGCTAAAGGCAAAAAAATGATAGTAGTGCTTAACATTGGTGGCGTGATAGAAACAGCAAGCTGGAGAGATCAGGCTGATGCTATCTTACTGGCTTGGCAACCGGGTCAGGAGGGAGGAAACGCTGTGGCTGATATTATGAGTGGAAAAATTAATCCGTCAGGAAAGTTAGCAACGACCTTTCCAATGGATTATCCGGATGTTTCCTCTGCAAAGAACTTCCCGGGAA contains these protein-coding regions:
- a CDS encoding glycoside hydrolase family 3 C-terminal domain-containing protein; amino-acid sequence: MKLRKYSTLFCLAAQFFAAGAVMAQTASTGPVKTQTAKPAPQLGKSSLKEVIDAMTIEEKSLMVTGAKRREVYPQALPGKKQKNIIAVGGYTYPFLRLGIPPIYLSDGPAGLRIAPRRENDANSYYCTAFPVATLVASSWDVKLAERVGKAMGHEAKEYGVDILLAPALNIHRDPLGGRSFEYYSEDPLISGKMAASVINGIQSQGVGTSIKHFAANNQETSRRFINTIVSERALREIYLEGFRIAVKEANPWTVMSSYNKINGVYTSESKELLETILREEWGFKGFVLSDWYGGEDAVKQMKAGNDLLMPGLAVWSNKIDSAARNGALDMKVLDKNIERILHVAMQTPTFKDYPYSDKPNLKESAALAREAAAQSMVLLKNEQNTLPLQKSAPKVAAFGNYSYKLIVGGTGSGMVNNQYSVSVAEGLKNAGYQLDSELQEGYLTYLKRGRPRNLKADSLITAMPKQDSILGEMAINESLIQRKAEESDVAIVSIIRVFGEGGDRKLENDFYLSADEKKLLKSVSDAFHAKGKKMIVVLNIGGVIETASWRDQADAILLAWQPGQEGGNAVADIMSGKINPSGKLATTFPMDYPDVSSAKNFPGTPVGEPKQVVYEEGIYVGYRYFDTFKVKPAYEFGYGLSYTNFDYSKLKLSSNKFKDKITVTLDVKNTGTVAGKEVVQLYLSAPSKVMEKPEKELKGFAKTDLLQPGQTQTLTFVLDAHALSSFDSDQSAWVAEAGNYTIRAGASSKNIRQTTSFKLPESIVAEKVNKVLVPQVAIQELKVSK